Proteins encoded in a region of the Bacteroidales bacterium genome:
- a CDS encoding radical SAM protein, with translation MGTFLFDSVVFGPVFSRRLGRSLGINLLPDTAKICNYDCVYCECGWSSQKKEHHARLHKVSEVVSELEKTLRSFSMEGKGIDTITFAGNGEPTLHPSFKEIMDEVIRLRDSYYSAAKIAVLSNASRVHIPEIREALMKADLNILKLDTAVEDTFRMINKPPAGFTLHHLLQNLSLFRKGLIIQSLFVRGIAEGKYVDNTTEKEINAWLEEVKRLAPELVMIYSIERATAAGTLEKVSLPELREIARKVALAGLQAEVYY, from the coding sequence GTGGGTACATTTCTTTTCGATTCGGTTGTTTTTGGTCCGGTTTTCAGCAGAAGACTCGGCAGGTCGCTGGGGATTAACCTCCTTCCCGACACCGCCAAAATATGCAATTACGATTGTGTATACTGTGAATGCGGTTGGTCTTCGCAAAAGAAGGAGCATCATGCCAGGTTGCATAAGGTTTCTGAGGTGGTTTCAGAGCTTGAAAAAACACTTCGCTCATTCAGCATGGAAGGCAAGGGGATTGATACGATTACCTTTGCAGGAAACGGAGAACCCACTCTCCACCCCTCCTTTAAGGAGATTATGGATGAAGTAATCCGTCTTCGGGATTCCTATTATTCTGCTGCAAAAATTGCTGTTCTTTCCAATGCCAGCAGGGTACATATTCCGGAAATAAGGGAAGCCCTGATGAAAGCTGATCTCAATATTCTGAAGCTGGATACGGCTGTTGAAGATACCTTCAGGATGATCAACAAACCTCCTGCGGGCTTTACGTTGCATCATCTGTTGCAAAATCTTTCCCTTTTCAGAAAAGGACTGATTATCCAGAGTTTGTTTGTGAGGGGCATAGCCGAAGGCAAATATGTAGATAATACCACTGAAAAGGAAATCAATGCCTGGCTGGAAGAAGTAAAAAGGCTTGCGCCGGAGCTGGTAATGATTTATTCCATTGAGAGGGCAACTGCGGCCGGTACTTTGGAAAAAGTTTCCCTGCCTGAACTGCGGGAAATTGCCCGCAAGGTTGCCCTTGCTGGTTTGCAGGCAGAGGTTTATTATTAG